A genomic stretch from Nocardia wallacei includes:
- a CDS encoding Hsp70 family protein produces the protein MSEPAPNSDTIDVGIDLGTTNSAVAVAADGDAAVVKNNENVEITPSAVWIPRRDLVYVGDRARKRAESDPRNTASEFKQMMGYDGAAWHFTKAGISLTPQQLSAEILKTLRQNVARARGEAPDVAVITVPAAFALNQRNATLHAAELAGLGRDCPLIQEPTAAAFAYALHEGTGRGYWLVFDFGGGTFDAAVVDRGDDELRVLTHAGDRSLGGKDIDWALVEHVLAPAVARQFGFDDFDRGNRRFSGVFGSLKALAEQAKIDLSQHDSTDLLAELNVDGRLDGREEMLELTVRREELDALAEPFYTRAINLARTAISEAALTAGRIDRVLLVGGTTLAPGLRERLADPRHGLGIALDFSADPTTVVARGAALFAATVRRPRRAAHTARANGFALELTHEPSVTTTTAVVAGRVRGTAAGGWPDYSVTLSNPESAVPFRSARIPLNGNGAFSTMVDLDAHRTSRFRVELTDAAGTPCALEPDTFTLTHRAGPELGGVRLADSLGVQRADEGFTVLLRKGATLPATVHKQFKTSDALRRADLDSVLRIPIAEGERSRGERNRRVGMLEIRSADIHVDLPAGSDVDVTFEVDTSGMVTAVADLPGADIQTEAVIDLTALAPPTHRDLAAQLREAEQRLSLLPDHSRMPARAARVRGRIDEEDTVASAREKVDAAAADPAAAVAAEDRLRDLHAALDDITDALAVPELVRDLESTLAEISTLVDQTGDAEDRRSCAELRARADEAVRAHDPVALRRQLDRATELHIDLLRRRPEFPLLVFHALQSQLQATPAAGPLLREGGRAADRGDMRALISVNHRLRALLPADIRTSSIGIVE, from the coding sequence GTGAGTGAGCCCGCACCGAACAGCGACACCATCGACGTGGGGATCGACCTCGGCACCACCAACAGCGCCGTCGCGGTCGCCGCGGACGGTGACGCGGCCGTGGTCAAGAACAACGAGAACGTCGAGATCACCCCGTCGGCGGTGTGGATTCCGCGCCGCGATCTGGTGTACGTCGGCGACCGAGCGCGCAAACGCGCCGAATCCGACCCGCGGAACACGGCATCGGAATTCAAACAGATGATGGGTTACGACGGCGCCGCCTGGCACTTCACCAAGGCAGGCATCTCGCTGACACCGCAGCAGCTGTCGGCGGAGATCCTGAAAACCTTGCGCCAGAACGTCGCTCGCGCGCGGGGCGAGGCGCCCGATGTCGCGGTGATCACGGTCCCGGCGGCGTTCGCGCTCAACCAGCGCAACGCCACCCTGCACGCGGCCGAACTCGCCGGCCTGGGCCGGGACTGCCCGCTGATCCAGGAACCGACGGCCGCCGCGTTCGCCTACGCCCTGCACGAGGGCACCGGCCGCGGGTACTGGCTGGTCTTCGACTTCGGCGGCGGCACCTTCGACGCCGCGGTGGTGGATCGCGGCGACGACGAACTGCGGGTTCTGACCCACGCCGGCGACCGGAGCCTGGGCGGCAAGGACATCGACTGGGCGCTGGTCGAGCACGTCCTCGCCCCGGCCGTGGCGCGGCAGTTCGGGTTCGATGATTTCGACCGCGGCAATCGCCGCTTCAGCGGCGTCTTCGGCAGCCTGAAGGCCCTCGCCGAGCAGGCGAAAATCGACCTCTCCCAGCACGATTCGACCGATCTGCTGGCCGAGCTCAATGTCGACGGCCGCCTCGACGGCCGCGAGGAGATGCTCGAGCTCACCGTGCGCCGCGAGGAACTCGACGCGCTCGCCGAGCCCTTCTACACTCGCGCGATCAATCTCGCGCGCACCGCGATCTCCGAGGCCGCCCTCACCGCGGGACGGATCGACCGGGTGTTGCTGGTCGGCGGCACCACGCTGGCTCCCGGGCTGCGGGAGCGGCTGGCCGACCCGCGGCACGGGCTCGGCATCGCACTCGACTTCAGCGCCGACCCGACCACCGTGGTGGCGCGGGGCGCCGCCCTGTTCGCCGCCACCGTCCGCCGTCCCCGCCGGGCAGCGCACACGGCGCGCGCGAACGGCTTCGCGCTCGAGCTGACCCACGAACCGTCGGTGACCACCACCACCGCCGTGGTCGCCGGGCGGGTGCGGGGCACGGCGGCGGGCGGCTGGCCCGATTATTCGGTGACACTGAGCAATCCGGAATCGGCGGTGCCGTTCCGGTCGGCGCGCATCCCGCTCAACGGCAACGGCGCCTTCAGCACGATGGTCGACCTCGATGCCCACCGGACCTCGCGGTTCCGGGTCGAACTCACCGACGCCGCCGGCACGCCCTGCGCGCTCGAACCGGACACCTTCACGCTGACCCATCGGGCCGGTCCCGAGCTCGGCGGCGTCCGGCTCGCCGATTCGCTGGGTGTGCAACGCGCCGACGAGGGGTTCACGGTGCTGTTGCGCAAGGGCGCGACGCTGCCCGCCACCGTGCACAAGCAGTTCAAGACCTCCGACGCCCTGCGGCGTGCGGACCTCGACAGCGTCTTGCGCATCCCGATCGCCGAGGGCGAGCGCAGCCGGGGCGAACGCAACCGGCGGGTGGGAATGCTCGAGATCAGGTCCGCCGACATCCACGTCGACCTGCCCGCCGGCAGCGACGTGGACGTCACCTTCGAAGTCGACACGTCGGGCATGGTCACCGCGGTGGCCGACCTGCCGGGCGCCGACATCCAGACCGAGGCGGTCATCGATCTCACCGCCCTCGCCCCGCCCACGCACCGGGATCTGGCCGCCCAACTCCGCGAGGCCGAACAGCGACTGTCGCTGCTGCCCGACCACTCCCGGATGCCGGCGCGGGCCGCCCGGGTGCGCGGCCGGATCGACGAGGAGGACACGGTCGCCTCCGCGCGCGAGAAGGTCGATGCCGCCGCGGCCGATCCCGCCGCCGCGGTCGCCGCCGAGGACCGGCTCCGGGATCTGCACGCCGCCCTCGACGACATCACCGACGCCCTCGCGGTCCCCGAACTCGTCCGCGACCTGGAATCCACCCTCGCCGAGATCTCGACGCTGGTCGACCAGACGGGCGACGCCGAGGATCGCCGCAGCTGTGCCGAACTGCGGGCGCGGGCCGACGAGGCCGTACGGGCACACGATCCGGTCGCCCTGCGCCGCCAGCTCGACCGCGCCACGGAACTGCATATCGACCTGCTGCGCCGCCGACCCGAATTCCCCCTGCTGGTGTTTCACGCGCTGCAGAGCCAGCTCCAGGCGACGCCCGCCGCCGGGCCACTGCTGCGCGAGGGCGG